TATTAAGAAAAAGATTTTGATCATGCCTCGATGTCATATATGCATAGGCCTGATAACAATTTTACTAATTCGTGTCGACTGCATGTTTTGAACAGCAAACAACTGCTTAATGTTTGTTTTGGCAACTTAAATTGCTGGCACAAAATGGAAATGCTAAAATGTATGTTGAATTTCCTAACCATGATAATTCACATATAGGCATGAGATCAGAACAGTGTTTATCCCTCACATTTTATAGATAGTATAAAGAGATGGTTTGGTTTGAAATGTAGATGTAGTATCAATCTACCGGTATTATTGTCACTATTTATTTGGAGGCCAGCCAAACTTTGACCATAAATATAGAGAATAAGGATCTGATTAGGGCGCCATTAACAATAATAACATTCGGAATTGCCAATGTGCTGTTAATATAGTTGTAGACATGTTGTTAGCTTATATGCCACACTTTGAATGAATTAATCTATAAAACAGTGCACGCTGAATTAGTTAATGGTCACCCTAGCTAGCTATAAGCATATCTGATATGGATATGGAATGTGCAAGATTACGATCAGTGTGATGTGCGTGAGGCTGTTCAAGGGGAGGCACTATTTTGGGGTTTATGACAATAGGTGCCCAACCCGACTAATCGCTAGATTCTCGATTAGTCGCTTATCAGAGCAATAAATATGCTCAAATGATAAATAGCAGATGTAAGATATAATCTTAGCGGTCACCCATCGATAAGCGATAAATCGGCTGATAAATCACGGAATCGGACGATATTTTGGACATTGTAAATATGGTTGTTCTAAGTATATAGCTGTTCTAAGTATATATATGATCAATGTATTCTTGATTATTGTTTCATTTTTTGCAATGTTTGATTTGTTTTTTCAATGGTCACATGAACCATTCGGATATATAGACTTAGAGAATGATCCCTGTGCCACGAAATAAAATGAGATCTGGAAATGGTAgtgtggtgtcaaaaccggcggatctcgggtagaggttcccgaactgtgcgtctaggcggatagtaacaggagacaagggacacgatgttttacccaggttcgggccctcttgatgaaggtaaaaccctacgtcctgcttgattaatattgatgatgtgtgttacaagagtagatctaccacgagatcaaggaggctaaaccctagaagctagcctatggtatgattgttgttcgtcctacggactaaagccatccggtttatatagacaccggagagggctagggttacacagagtcggttataatggtaggagatctacatatccgtatcgccaagcttgccttccacgccaaggaaagtcccatccggacacggtacgaagtcttcaatcttgtatcttcatagtcttggagtccggccgatcatgatagttcggctatccggacaccccctagtccaggactccctcagtagcccctgaaccaggcttcaatgacgacgagtccggcgcgcatattgtcttcggcattgcaaggcgggttcctcctccgaataatttatagaagattgtgaacaccaggatagtgtccgactctgcaaaataatttccacataccaccgtagagagaataatatttacacaagttcaatctactgacgtatttcgtggcgtgtcgTCACgccgctaccaagcctttactcgaattgtttttattgtaccacctcagcgcgtttagcgaagcggtttccttggcacgtcttgtcgaagcagagattgtgttccccttattccgggattcccatcaatacggacgtgggtaacccaaccgcgctattgattgcggcgcttgggggataagcgagttttatcaggtcggtggggacacatgtttttgtccgtccatataaggggataaagatccaacccttttacctacgccttcttcctccttggcttatccatccctgcgaactcgagctccagcgcccaagcccgcacatctcacctcaacctcctccaactatgtccggagcgggaggcaagtggatggcttcctttgttacggaggggcacatccagaagctgcgcaacgctgGATATTTGTCCAgaaacatcgcgcatcggctcctcgacgagggagagctcatccccacccccaggccccatgagagggtagtatttcttacccatttcctccgcggactgggcttcccactccatccctttgtccgagggctcatgttctactacgtcttggatttccatgatctggcccagaatttcattctcaacatctcggcatttatcgtcgtgtgtgaggccttcctctacatctagccccacttcagcttgtggctcaagaccttcagtgtcaaacCGAAGGTTGTGAAAgacagccaagcggagtgcggaggcaccatggtgggccggatgtccaacgttacttggcttgagggcacttttgtggaaaccatcaaggggtggcaatcggggtggttctacatcaccgagccgcgtgaccctgaatgggcagcggcccccgaattcagatccggcatccctacacggctcacctcctggaaagagagcggccggacttggcgtgattcggaggagctgaccggactccaagcctgcgtccaaaagctgatggacaagaagctcaagcttgtcaacgttgtctaggtcatgctcatccgccgggttctcccgtgccaacgacggggcttgaacatgtgggagttcgatccggcgcagcaccagactttgagcgggctcttcgacactacgtacgaagacgtctagaaggtgctattcaagggcgccgaggctcccgcatccgctaccgaagatcgcggattcagctcgcagcgtccgtctgacgaggtaagcgattttgtcctttacgggacgcttgtcttccatagtttgactctatgcgggatctaaactccctttcctttgacagggctggctggcgaaggccgagcagactatctgtccggccccattgccagaggacccagcggacgcccgcctaacggggctgctggctccggcatcccacgtggtgccggagaagaaggccaagaagaaggccacggggactcggaagagttcccgttttcaggtgctatcggatgacgactccgaggccgactcctctcaccaaggtgaggaggagaggaagaaagcctctcccccagtggggggagagaagaaaaggaaggcctccccaacgagggaggccgaagggtccaagaagggaaaaactcttcccccggactgctctgccaacgccagtgacgacgacgaggactggcctccaaggaccaagcccctggcgagatcgtgagtatctggactcccgaataactttatggtttttcttttttgccacacaatgtctttctaatgccgcatacaaccctgcagtccgcccaaggacgatctccccgcttcgtcgagcgggtccttaagtGCGTCGggtatggattctcttccgaccgcctccaccccccgtgacacggacgatgccgaggtgggatcccgggaagggacccgccaggaggagggggctccggaggtgtcgcaggacaacctcccggactttgcaccggactcggctccggatcccatagtggctccggagtccggcgggcggccccttcgtaagaagggcaagaccgtgatgccggcggcctccgtccaaccggaggcgccggatagcttgctggaggcactcaatggcgcctccatcgaagaggaacaccacactgttatgagtgcggtgattcagaaggtgcagctcgccaagagcgggctaaccgaagcctgcagcagccttctaacaggctttgaggtaaggattttgatatatgtaaaatagtaccgcatagacagtagcccctgatgctcggttcggtgttcggaaagaaaagccggactgaggatctaagaagatatacgcaggagtcataaaaaatatgtcaatatgggattgcaggctgcgctgctgacctctgacgcactgactgcggaggtcaatactttgaaggaaagcctcgagcggtccgagaacgagctcggccgtgccaagaagcagctcgaggacaaagaaggtgagtaacaccttattaaaatagtaccttacagaaaaggattttggttgcaaaaagaatgacaaggataacgtgggtattgcaggggccactaacgaggtggcgaccctgaaagaggcggtggccgcggccgaacgcaatgcggccgcggagcgcatcgagcgagagaagcatgaggcgcgggtggcggaggtacaacaagagctccaggatctcgtgaaaaaacatgagagcctggagcgtgactcgaagactcgagagtctgagcttgcaactgctcttgagagtgccaaagacgCTAAGGTCGAAGCCTACAAGGCCTCTCAAAAAATCGAGGCGTTGAAaaaaaatagcagcgggtaaggcattttttatgcaaagtaagcatgtaagtgttaattacctgttgcttacccgaattcggagctcttcaggagcgttcacagatcttcctcgcagcgtgtccgatgctgccgcgttctaccgggccgaggaggggagctcgacggagaaggtcttctggtctcagtatgctgagaccgaacatccggtgccccttagcgaccagctgaagcagctggtcgagctccacaaggcggccgaacaggccatgaagggcctcatagttcggctgtggcctaaggaggccctgcctgggagctacttcggcctggtgcggcggctggtggatgcgtgcccgtgggttgaagtcatcaagcactccgcctgtattgaaggtgcccgtcgggcccttgcccgcgcaaaggtgcattggggcaagatggatgccagaagcttgtgacggacccgccaccgcagggcaaggagcatcgcacgcccgagatgtattataagagtgtgctgaagggcgcccgcactattgcggatgagtgctccaaagatgtaatatttgagtacactcgcattttgttatcctgtgcgctaaaaacttagttcatatgcgctaagcaacgcttgttaatttaaaatattaccttctgtgcggctgtttatcaaatctgagagatggcaagtcgtcggcttcagcccccataccacgagtgctagggtgttcgggataaatttgagcactcttgttcccatatttgggtccatctagggaggcgctcaacacaacgaacaaggcaaccggacttataatgcttgaacactctcacttagccatagaattctataattttaaatttcggcgaagcccctagtcttcggaaggccgaatttggggcgctatccacgcctgggccggacagagtcggctcctcgctctaagcggtatAAGTCTTtaaaggactcgcaaaaaacctctcgaacagcgaccatctcttgcctcatcatgacggtcagttttagctttctccactgaggcgctcgcccagctcaaccggggcgcaatcgcagtggttctcccagtgctaccttagccgatacaacggaacgtaaggtaccaaaacatgggagccgggcaaacccaactatggacccaagacatgattcggagccgatgcatataatgctataagttcggggtgctgcacttgtgaaagtgtttggacttatcacaccatgatgcgggaaacataagcccccggtgtatttagccgtaccaaaacgtacggatgcgacatgtcacaaatgaacatatgtataagagagaaatgcaattggaagcaaaaaggtgctgcattacttattcaagaaaaactgctgtaagtgcagaacgatacaaatggtgcgataagcaagggatgggactgttagacatgtccccctccaggggtacgCTGCAGAAtgatgcataaaacagatttaatgctcgtaatggagaccacctggatattcgttgtagcctttctccttccctggctgttgcatcgtgagttcggcaggtctactgccggacagggcctctaacgaacggagtcctgtgggtaaaaataaaaagaaaaaaaagaaaaaaagaacggcacacttgggagcccctggagtggttaagccgtattctgggcctatcgtggtcgtgcccctctccccatgcccatggtatcttcagagcgtaatggtgtactcGAAGGACCTGtattgacgttttgcaggggctggggttggggccgcactgctacgcgtgctcggaacgtgccaggtggtcttgctgtatgttactccgggcgcatttagccgtgtccggtcgcttaacggacggactcgagaattgccttaagaggctacattgtacttctgccgcgagagccgttgtatgttcctccgttcggagagagtgttcggtgtttccgttgaccgtgatgactcctcgagggcctggcattttgagcttgaggtatgcgtagtgcggcaccgcgttgaactttgcgaacgcggtacgtccgagcagagcatgatagccgctgcggaacggaactatgtcgaagattaactcctcgcttcggaagttatccggggatccgaagaccacttccagtgtaactgagcctgtacaattgacttctacacctggtatgacgcctttaaaggtcgtcgtggtaggtttaatccttgaggggtctatgcccattttgcgcactatgtcctgataaagcaggttcaggctgctgccgccgtccatcaggactctggtgaggtgaaattcATCAACGATttggtctagaaccaatgcagcgaatcctccatggcggatgctggtggggtggtcccttcggtcaaatgtgatcgggcaggaggaccatggattgaacttcggggcaactggctccatcgcgtatacatccctgagtgcatgcttccgctcccttttgggtatgtgcattgcgtacatcatgttcaccgtccgcacctgtggggggaaacccttctgtcctctattgttcgacggtcgggtctcttcctcgtcatcgctatgcagccccttgtcattgttttcggtaaTTAATTTGCTTGcatgcttgaatacccaacaatccctattggtgtggttggctggcttttcgggggtgccgtgtatctgacacgagcggtcgagtattcggtacaaattggacggacccggagtagctcttttgaatgcctttttccgctgaccgggtttagagcctctgaaccggcattgactgccgtatcttcactgttatcgccgttaatgcggcgtttgtttttgttgcgacgcgacctgccattacggtccttgaaatccggactgccagaatttttgctgaggttattgctgcgtgcgagccagctgtcctcacccgcgcagaagcgggtcatgagtgatgcgAGGGCTGCCAtgtatttcggcttttcctgtcctaggtgccgggcaagccactcgtcgcggatgttgtgcttgaaggccgctagggcctctgcatccagacagtcgacgatttggttcttcttagttaagaaccgtgtccagaattgtctggccgattcgtctggctgctgaattatgtggcttaggtcatcagcgtctggtggtcgcacatacattccttggaagttgtcgaggaatgcggcttccaggtcttcccaactcctgattgactctgctggcaagctgttaagccaatgccgggctggtcctttaagcttgagtgggagatatttgatggcgtgaagatcatcaccgcgggccatgtggatgtgaaggagatagtctttgatccaaaccgcggggtctgttgtgccatcgtaggattcaatgtttacgggtttaaaccctttggggatttgatgatccattacttcttctatgaagcatagtgggtgtgcggcgcctctgtattgggcgatatcacgacggagctcgaaagagctttgtctattttgttcggcccggccggacttattgtgtccggtgcgacggttgtcgtcgcgtatcatggggcgcccacgcgatccatagatcaatcttgattgtcttgccttatcctccaatatatctcacaagttcggagcgttcccctgtggctttgtgctttttgagcgatgccggggtacggttctagtgaagggcctaggggcctctctgtcgcgaccacgggatggtcggtcagccgtattgtctgctggtgacgcaggttcatatgcctcctcctctaatcgggggaggagcttgcgtttagggtaacttttgaaggggcgttcgagctcatgctcttcggccgcgaggacttcagtccatctgtcggctagcagatcttgatcagctctaagctgttgctgctttttcttgaggctgtttgccgtggccataagcatgtgtttaaaacgctcttgttcgacgggatcctcaggcacgacgaattcgtcatcgtcgaggcttgcctcgtctccggagggaggcatatagtcctctacctcttcttccgccgctctctcatgagggctggcgtctccgccCTCCTGcattgaatcttgctggagtggattgtcttcggcactgtccggtgtgttattatctccggtgccggaatcttcattcttgctgtggcgggatttagagcagcgccgctgacgccgacgcttgggctgtttcttggaggggtcatcctccgctgttgcttcgccattcccatcctttgggatatccaccatgtatatgtcatatgatgaggtggctttcccgtgctcggtaggcgctggttcttggtcgtctccagcatcgtcgtccatatcgtcgatgttttcggagtcgtagtctagcatgtcggttagatcatcgacagcggctactaagtgggtggtgggtgggctttgaatttctcgtcgtccgcatcccaaccgtcctgaccgcagtccggccagggttctcctgataacgagagatactttagcgagctCAAGATGTCGctaaaaggtgagtgttgaaagatgtccgctgcggtgaactccatgaccggcgcccaatcggattcgatcggagggggcgcgggaggttcggagtccggcaccttggagtcacaagcttcatgagggacaacgtcagtgttcggctctatcgccgtagaggttgcagcgcccgaggcggtgtctagccatccgtcctcgatctgcgcaaccggctccgaattgaagattggagcgggctcgagtgcggcctccagggtactgtccggctgcagagctaaatcatgcccgtcgtgacagtgcggcacgcttagttgtggctcgaatccatcgaagattaagtccccgcggatgtcagccgtgaagttcaaacttccaaatgtgacctgacggccaggggcgtagctgtcgatctgctccagatggccaagtgaattggcccgcagtgcaaagccgccgaatacgaagatctgtccggggaggaaggtctcaccctggactgcgtcgttgttgatgatcgaagaagccgtcgagcctatcggtgacgacatagaggtactctcaatgaaagcaccaatgtcggtgtcaaaaccggcgaatctcgggtagggggtcccgaactgtgcgtctaggcggatggtaacaggagacaagggacacgatgttttacccaggttcgggccctcttgatggaggtaaaatcctacatcctgcttaattaatattaatacacgtcctgcttgattaatatagaGAAAGGAAATAACTTTATGATTTaagtaaaagaaaaaggaaacaatatGTGTGCTTCAAAAAGGCTACGGCTGAAGCACCAAACTTGCCTTTTTTTTGCCACatgttgtgattttttttgaacacagtacagacgcaagcgctcatatacacgcgcatacactcacctctatgaatgcacacacgcacaccctatctctatgagcacctccaaaagacTGAGCCTGCATATCAGGATTTGAACCCTTATGGGCTGGGGACCtcaaaccatccaaccacaggttggttcgcgccACATGTTGCGATTAATACTTGTGTCTACTTCCCAATAAAAACTTGTGTTTACTCCAAGAAAATGTGCACGTCTATTTTTGGAGCACAAACATACTGGTCTATTTTTTTCCCTGATTTTTGTATTATCAaacaaaaaaatgcatttttttttttGCATCTGCAGCGACCTGCGTTTCAAATGTCCCATGCTCGATTTGCCGTACATGAAAAAAAAGAGACAAGTGTACATCAACACATTAAGAAAACATGAAATATTTAAGAGAAAAATTTCTTTTCCAAGATCTGCACTTATGCTTAATTGTACTACTAGTAGCTAGTCGTGTGGCTAGGCTGGTGACAGATGAGAGCGGGCAAGTGAAGAAAGTAGTCGGTGGCACCTTGTTCGCACGGCCGTGAAGATGGAAAGACAACATGGCGACGACGACTTCCCGCCTCGTCACTTCCACCTCCCTCTCCTTACCCTCCACCTACCTCCGACCTCTCCTCGCCACACGACTTCTAAGTTATATAGCTGATACCACATCGCGCTCTGCATCCATCCATCAATTCATCTCCGGTCGGTCCGTCGAGCGGCCATTTTCCTTGCATAGCATTGCCGGACGATCGAGCAAGCCGGCAAGATGAGGGGGGCGGCGCTGGTGGCACTCGCGGCGGCGCTGGGCAACATGCTGCAGGGGTGGGACAACGCCACCATCGCCGGCTCGCTGCTCTACATCAAGCGCGACTTCGGCCTGCACGGCCAGCCCGCCCTCCAGGGCCTCGTGGTCGCCACCTCGCTCATCGGCGCCACCCTCATCACCACCTTCTCCGGCCCGCTCTCTGACCGCGTTGGCCGCCGCCCCATGCTCGTTGCCTCCTCCCTCCTCTACGCGCTCGCGGGGCTGCTAATGCTCTGGTCCCCCACCGTCGGCGTGCTCCTCCTCGCCCGCCTCGTCGATGGCTTCGCGGTCGGCCTCGCCGTCACGCTCGTCCCCGTCTACATCTCGGAGACCGCGCCGCCCGAGGTCCGTGGGCTGCTCAGCACGCTCCCGCAGCTCACCGGGTCGACCGGCATGTTTCTCGCCTATTGCATGGTGTTCGCCATGACGCTCGCGCCCAGCCCCAATTGGCGGGTCATGATGGGGGTGCTTGTCTTGCCATCGCTTGTCTACGTCGCTGTGGCCGTGCTTTTCCTGCCGGAGTCGCCGCGCTGGCTGGTGAGCAAGGGAAGGATGAAGGAGGCCCGGACCGTGCTGCGGATGCTCAGGGGCCGCGAGGACGTCGACGGCGAGATGGCGCTCCTCGCCGAGGGCCTCGGCGCCGGTGGCGACACCGCCATCGAGGAGTACATCGTCGGCCCGGCGCCCGAAGAAGACGATCAGGCTGACCAGGCCGGTGCCGCCATCAGGCTATACGGGCCAGAGCGCGGGATGTCGTGGGTCGCGCAGCCGGTGCCACTGGGCGGCCAGGGCAGCATGCTCTCCACGGGCATGTCGCGGCAGGGCAGCTTGCTCGGCAGCATCGCCGGGCTGTCGCGGATGGGCAGCATGCTTGACCATCTCCAAGATCCCGTAGTCgccctccttggcggcctccatgACATGAAGCCCGCCGCCGACGGCAACGGCAACACCCTCTTCACCAACTTCGGCAGCATGCTCAGCGCCCACGGCGGCATGGACTGggacgaggagaacgccgcgcccaGCGATGATGACGACAATATTGCTGCCGGCGCCGGCGAAGACGACGTAGAAGACGGGGGCCTCAAGGCGCCACTGCTAGACATGCGGGGGCAGAGCAGCATGACCGGCAGCGGGATCGGCATGGGCCAGAGCCAGACGACGAGCACCATGGGCATCGGCGGCGGGTGGCAGCTGGCGTGGAAGTGGACGGAGGGCGTCGCGCCGGACGGCACGCGACAGAGCGCCGTCCAGAGGATGTACCTGCACGAGGAGCCGGGCGGCGACGGCCAGCACGTGCACGCGGCGGCGCTGGTCAACCAGTCGGCACTCTACAGCACCACCAACGACAACCTGCAGCCGGACGATGCGATCACCCCGATGGGCCCAGCGATGGTTCATCCGGCGTCGTCTCCGGCGGCAGAGAAGCCGCGGTGGCGGGACCTGCTGGAGCCGGGCGTCCGGCACGCGCTGGTGTGCGGCGTGGCAATCCAGATCCTGCAACAGTTCTCCGGCATCAGCGGCATCCTCTACTACACGCCGCAGATTCTTGACCAGGCCGGCGTCAGCGTCCTCCTCTCCAACCTCGGCCTAACCTCCGACTCCGCCGCCATCCTCATCTCCGGCCTGACCACGCTCCTCATGCtccccgccatcgccgtcgccatgcGGCTCATGGACGTGGCCGGCCGCCGGAGCCTCCTTCTCTGGACGATCCCAGTGCTGATTGTCTCCCTGGTGTCCCTCGTGACGGCGGATGTGCTCCCCTTGGCGACCACCCTGCACGCCGCCGTGTCGACGACGAGCATCATCGTCTACATCTGCACGTTCGTCATGGGGTTCGGGCCCATCCCCGGCATCTTGTGCTCCGAGATCTTTCCGACGAGGGTGCGCGGAATGTGCATCGCCATCTGCTCCCTCGCCTTCTGGCTCAGCAACATCGCCGTCACCTACAGCATGCCGGTGATGCTCGACTACTTGGGGCTCACCGGGGTCTTCTCCATCTACGCCGCCGTGTGCTGTGTCGCGCTCGCCTTCGTCGCGCTTCGGGTGCCCGAGACCAAGGGCCTGCCGCTCGAGGTCATCGCCGAGTTCTTCAACGTCGCCTCCAAGGGCATGCCAAAGCTCGACCACGACGAATGAATCTTGCCTCGAGGAAGGATAATAGCATTTCGTTTTCATTTTTgctgtttgtgtgccaaatgtaTTTTGTGTGTGCGTCATTTCAATTTTTGGATGAACAAAACAATGGACAGTATGAGCACAATGGAGTACATAGATAGGTGCGATGTAAAACCAAATTCTCAACCAAATTTGATTCGAAATTGGACCAAAGAGAAAAA
Above is a window of Triticum aestivum cultivar Chinese Spring chromosome 6B, IWGSC CS RefSeq v2.1, whole genome shotgun sequence DNA encoding:
- the LOC123135272 gene encoding monosaccharide-sensing protein 2-like; translation: MRGAALVALAAALGNMLQGWDNATIAGSLLYIKRDFGLHGQPALQGLVVATSLIGATLITTFSGPLSDRVGRRPMLVASSLLYALAGLLMLWSPTVGVLLLARLVDGFAVGLAVTLVPVYISETAPPEVRGLLSTLPQLTGSTGMFLAYCMVFAMTLAPSPNWRVMMGVLVLPSLVYVAVAVLFLPESPRWLVSKGRMKEARTVLRMLRGREDVDGEMALLAEGLGAGGDTAIEEYIVGPAPEEDDQADQAGAAIRLYGPERGMSWVAQPVPLGGQGSMLSTGMSRQGSLLGSIAGLSRMGSMLDHLQDPVVALLGGLHDMKPAADGNGNTLFTNFGSMLSAHGGMDWDEENAAPSDDDDNIAAGAGEDDVEDGGLKAPLLDMRGQSSMTGSGIGMGQSQTTSTMGIGGGWQLAWKWTEGVAPDGTRQSAVQRMYLHEEPGGDGQHVHAAALVNQSALYSTTNDNLQPDDAITPMGPAMVHPASSPAAEKPRWRDLLEPGVRHALVCGVAIQILQQFSGISGILYYTPQILDQAGVSVLLSNLGLTSDSAAILISGLTTLLMLPAIAVAMRLMDVAGRRSLLLWTIPVLIVSLVSLVTADVLPLATTLHAAVSTTSIIVYICTFVMGFGPIPGILCSEIFPTRVRGMCIAICSLAFWLSNIAVTYSMPVMLDYLGLTGVFSIYAAVCCVALAFVALRVPETKGLPLEVIAEFFNVASKGMPKLDHDE